From a single Phalacrocorax aristotelis chromosome 1, bGulAri2.1, whole genome shotgun sequence genomic region:
- the LOC142059698 gene encoding ICOS ligand-like: MELRGYRYLVLLLHILRAVIALEEKIIVSKLGDNATLSCIYRGTELHLKSLRVYWQIADDQEDCSVVHALISGQDNESEQCIHFKNRTQLFWDRLENGDFSLLLLNVSQSDKHRYKCVVLQKTEYTKVIHQAAVVLSLAASYSQPILSGPIRNSGSAGEEVTFSCKSSNGYPEPNVYWINKTDNSHLHPSELEITPHTNGTYSVFSTLKVKATSNMQIECSIENKVLQENLSANYTQQKQSNHSSTESQKDLGKNGRGAQAAGVVSIVILIGLLVVLTCWLWRRRSSRLVSHTDVLSNEDKGELNSPV, from the exons ATGGAGCTGCGAGG ctaTAGGTATCTGGTACTGCTCCTTCATATCCTGAGAGCTG TTATTGCACTGGAGGAGAAGATCATCGTCAGTAAACTTGGAGACAACGCTACACTGAGTTGCATTTATCGAGGAACAGAATTGCACTTAAAAAGTCTACGGGTATATTGGCAAATAGCGGATGATCAAGAAGACTGCTCAGTTGTCCATGCACTGATCTCTGGTCAAGACAACGAAAGTGAACAGTGtattcactttaaaaacagaactcaGTTATTCTGGGATAGATTGGAAAATGGCGATTTTTCTCTGCTACTACTAAATGTCAGCCAGAGTGATAAACATAGGTACAAATGTGTAGTACTGCAGAAAACTGAATATACCAAAGTGATTCACCAGGCAGCAGTGGTTCTCAGTTTAGCAG CTAGTTATAGCCAACCAATACTCAGTGGACCAATAAGAAACAGTGGCAGTGCTGGAGAGGAGGTGACTTTCAGCTGCAAGTCCAGCAATGGATACCCAGAGCCCAATGTTTATTGGATAAATAAAACGGACAACAGCCACCTGCATCCATCAGAGCTAGAGATCACTCCCCACACCAATGGCACTTACAGCGTTTTTAGCACACTGAAGGTTAAAGCCACTTCCAACATGCAAATAGAGTGCTCCATAGAAAATAAAGTACTGCAGGAAAATCTGTCAGCCAACT ACAcgcagcagaagcaaagcaatcATTCTAGCACAGAAAGTCAGAAAGACCTGGGAAAAAATGGGCGAGGTGCTCAAGCTGCTGGCGTCGTTTCTATTGTCATTCTGATAGGTCTTCTAGTTGTTTTAACCTGCTGGCTGTGGAGACGGAGGTCCTCTAGGCTAGTGTCCCACACAG ATGTCCTATCAAATGAAGACAAAGGAGAACTCAACt cacCTGTCTAA